A window from Tenacibaculum singaporense encodes these proteins:
- a CDS encoding sensor histidine kinase encodes MEHYLKKELYDLIKTDDSIFSFIQEGSLDGLWYWDLENPENEWMNEKFWTELGYNPNEMPHKSDAWQNIINKDDLNTALENFNKHCEDSNHPYDQVVRYKHKDGSTVYIRCRGLVIRNSLGTPIRMLGAHNNITKIMTTTTKLKEANKMLAEKNKELEQFAYIASHDLQEPVNTIQSFADLLLQDYGNDIEKEASIYLNYISVSAKRMKSLINSLLDYSKLGENKNLSNINCDELLKNVLIDLDKKIKNSKAIIKIGSLPKLKGYETELGLLFLNLIGNAIKFQKQNIRPQIFIDAKKENGWTFSITDNGIGIDEPYKEKIFSMFQRLNNRSEYEGTGIGLAHCKKIASMHNGNIWVQSELGVGSTFYFNIKV; translated from the coding sequence AACCCTGAAAATGAATGGATGAATGAAAAGTTTTGGACAGAATTAGGATATAACCCAAATGAAATGCCCCATAAAAGTGATGCTTGGCAAAATATTATAAATAAAGATGATTTAAACACTGCTCTGGAAAATTTCAATAAACATTGTGAAGACTCTAATCATCCATATGACCAAGTTGTCAGGTATAAACATAAAGATGGTTCAACTGTTTATATTAGATGTCGAGGTTTAGTTATTCGAAATAGTCTTGGTACACCAATAAGAATGTTAGGTGCTCATAATAATATTACCAAAATTATGACAACAACAACAAAACTAAAAGAAGCTAATAAAATGCTAGCTGAAAAAAACAAGGAACTAGAACAATTTGCCTACATAGCTTCACATGATTTACAAGAACCAGTAAATACCATTCAAAGCTTTGCTGACTTATTATTACAAGATTATGGAAATGATATTGAAAAGGAAGCCAGTATATATCTTAATTACATATCTGTTTCTGCTAAACGAATGAAAAGCCTTATTAATTCATTACTTGATTATAGCAAACTTGGAGAAAACAAAAACCTAAGTAATATAAATTGTGATGAATTATTAAAAAATGTTTTAATCGATCTTGACAAAAAGATTAAAAATAGCAAAGCAATTATTAAAATAGGTTCCTTACCAAAGTTAAAAGGATATGAAACTGAACTAGGGCTTTTGTTTCTAAATCTGATTGGAAATGCAATCAAGTTTCAAAAACAAAATATAAGACCTCAAATATTCATTGATGCTAAAAAAGAGAATGGATGGACATTCTCAATTACGGACAATGGAATAGGAATAGACGAACCTTATAAGGAAAAAATATTTTCTATGTTTCAAAGGTTAAACAATAGGTCTGAATATGAAGGAACAGGTATTGGACTTGCTCATTGTAAAAAAATAGCATCTATGCACAATGGAAATATTTGGGTGCAATCTGAATTAGGTGTAGGAAGTACGTTCTACTTCAATATAAAAGTATAA